In Podospora pseudoanserina strain CBS 124.78 chromosome 5, whole genome shotgun sequence, a single window of DNA contains:
- a CDS encoding hypothetical protein (EggNog:ENOG503P6UR; COG:T), translating to MAQSITEESVRAALTDRLKASHVEVQDMSGGCGQAFTSLIVSPEFVGKNSLKRHRLVNAALKDEIAQIHAWSAKCQTPEEYEKEKAATGGNDGPPLDGTAGGEVTGVSQ from the exons ATGGCCCAGTCAATCACCGAAGAATCCGTAAGGGCGGCCCTCACCGACCGCCTCAAGGCCTCTCATGTCGAGGTTCAGGACATGTCCG GTGGCTGCGGGCAAGCCTTCACATCGTTGATTGTCTCGCCCGAGTTTGTGGGCAAGAACTCGCTAAAGAGGCATCGGCTGGTCAATGCCGCCCTCAAAGACGAAATCGCGCAGATACACGCCTGGAGCGCGAAGTGTCAGACACCGGAGGAATatgaaaaggaaaaggcagcGACAGGAGGGAATGACGGGCCGCCGTTGGATGGGACggcaggaggggaggtgacggGCGTCAGTCAGTAG
- a CDS encoding hypothetical protein (EggNog:ENOG503NYW6; COG:S) produces the protein MENSRVDELLKSLELLQQSIKTLHQYREAQSNPVQRPRPSSVDWPASTLQRVATISNAPPQSAVTTFARRLTNESPRSRPTLINDGIPKREHSPDFLTLTSPPASRSSSSQSSPSCVIEALPSIEKTEEELVSHLQSIKSTEDGSTSGTIIALADAWERRDELTPANLLTSFETGEGTKYEHTSYQIYEVDRDGVPTQIRPLCLVKGSACPNHGDENGDNRDISVWPVLKTINANGNAVGRISILQEPTPVMLAAAHLTMKDHFDMDELLSHLVTTAGNKGKTKAYLNRSIEPTPLRQRSFFFVFKYYTIIASGHPPTPWQPFDPRPLDHRSPDHIDITECSSILALSLSGPVSSQVKVRAKRKTKSGNLYSTFAPWHLVNIQYFPDDHHSPFPTIRSDGTQKHFLNGPHAFLDALRLEYRDAIKRYTELNESITKLITPPNQFMFDVRLRDKLLFEDSHFTYSRRYFWAYNTLGVINEGIKSMSAAYVNNFTRDFWEGRHPTLWPCASNGGDYLGKLDILRQDLEQAVSELKVVYDRNEATRTEIRSLREQLFSGSSVKESRRAIEQGKNIKILTSVSMVFLPLTFVVGVFSITTLEIEPEDWRFGVTLVGVCVPFFVLILVLQSMDSVRKGWGWVRGLGGRVFGLTGKGKGKREVGGGGGTGFGGDRRHLYHHYQERGIGGGEVRRAQTGLGGEGEGRWFGRGVWKGWGWGWGWGGRVPNWRRREESLDLRMENGEVGREKRVG, from the exons ATGGAAAACTCTCGTGTGGATGAGTTGCTCAAATCATTGGAGCTTCTTCAGCAATCCATCAAAACTCTCCATCAGTATCGAGAAGCGCAGTCCAATCCGGTTCAGCGTCCTCGCCCATCGAGTGTTGACTGGCCCGCCTCCACTCTTCAAAGAGTtgccaccatctccaacgcaCCTCCTCAGTCCGCCGTCACTACATTCGCTCGCCGGCTCACAAATGAGTCTCCGAGATCACGGCCAACACTCATCAATGATGGAATCCCAAAGAGAGAACACTCCCCCGACTTTCTCACCTTGACCAGTCCGCCCGCctcccgcagcagcagctcgcaATCGTCGCCGTCCTGTGTCATAGAGGCATTGCCTAGCATAGAGAAGACCGAGGAAGAGCTCGTCTCACATCTCCAATCCATTAAATCAACCGAAGATGGATCCACATCAGGCACCATAATTGCCCTGGCAGACGcatgggagaggagggacgAGTTGACACCCGCCAACCTGCTCACATCGTTCGAGACAGGAGAGGGCACCAAATATGAACACACCAGCTATCAGATATATGAGGTCGACAGAGACGGCGTGCCCACTCAGATACGTCCACTTTGTCTTGTAAAAGGCTCAGCCTGTCCCAATCATGGGGACGAGAACGGAGATAATAGAGACATATCCGTCTGGCCCGTTCTGAAGACTATCAACGCCAACGGGAACGCTGTCGGTAGGATATC AATTCTCCAAGAACCCACCCCCGTCAtgctcgccgccgcccatcTCACCATGAAAGACCACTTCGACATGGACgagctcctctcccacctcgtcaccaccgccggcaacAAAGGCAAAACCAAAGCCTACCTCAACCGCTCCATCGAGCCCACTCCCCTCCGTCAGcgctccttctttttcgtcttCAAATActacaccatcatcgcctcGGGCCACCCCCCTACCCCCTGGCAGCCCTTTGATCCCCGCCCATTAGACCACCGCTCGCCGGATCACATAGACATAACCGAAtgctcctccatcctcgccctctccctctccggGCCCGTCTCCTCCCAGGTCAAAGTGCGGGCAAAACGCAAGACCAAGTCGGGGAACCTGTACAGCACCTTTGCCCCCTGGCATTTGGTCAACATCCAGTACTTTCCCGAcgaccaccactcccccttccccaccatccGCTCCGACGGCACGCAGAAACACTTTCTCAACGGGCCGCACGCGTTTTTGGATGCTTTGAGGCTGGAATACCGCGACGCGATCAAGCGCTACACCGAACTGAACGAGTCGATAACAAAACTGATCACGCCCCCGAATCAGTTCATGTTTGACGTCCGGCTTCGGGACAAGCTCCTGTTTGAAGACTCGCACTTTACCTACTCGCGGCGGTATTTCTGGGCGTATAACACGCTGGGGGTTATCAATGAAGGCATCAAATCCATGAGCGCGGCGTACGTGAATAACTTCACGAGGgatttttgggaggggagacaCCCGACGCTGTGGCCTTGTGCCAGCAATGGCGGCGACTACCTGGGCAAACTGGATATTCTGCGTCAGGACCTGGAGCAGGCGGTTTCGGAGCTGAAGGTGGTGTATGATAGGAATGAGGCCACGAGGACGGAGATTAGGAGTCTGAGGGAGCAGTTGTTTAGTGGGAGTTCGGTCAAGGAGAGCAGGAGGGCGATCGAGCAGGGGAAGAATATCAAGATACTGACGAGCGTGTCGATGGTCTTTTTGCCGTTGACgtttgtggttggggtgttTAGTATCACGACGTTGGAGATTGAGCCGGAGGATTGGAGGTTTGGGGTTACGCTTGTTGGGGTGTGTGTACCATTTTTTGTGCTGATTCTGGTGTTGCAAAGTATGGATAgtgtgaggaaggggtgggggtgggtgagggggttgggggggagagtGTTTGGGCtgacggggaaggggaaggggaagagggaggtgggagggggtgggggaacGGGGTTTGGGGGCGATAGGAGGCATTTGTATCATCATTATCAGGAACGGGGGatcgggggtggggaggtaAGGAGGGCGCagacggggttggggggggagggagaggggaggtggtttgggaggggggtgtggaagggttggggttggggttggggttggggggggagggtgccgaactggaggaggagagaggagTCGCTGGATTTAAGGATGGAGAAcggtgaggttgggagggagaagagggttggATGA
- the ASF1 gene encoding Histone chaperone asf1 (EggNog:ENOG503NXBX; BUSCO:EOG09264COX; COG:K) codes for MSVVTLLGVNVANNPAKFTDKYLFEITFECLEPLEKDLEWKLTYVGSAQSDSHDQELDSLLVGPIPVGVNKFAFEANPPDTKLIPDDELLGVTVILLTCAYDGREFVRVGYYVNNEYESEELQNDPPAKPIIEKIKRNVLAEKPRVTRFNIKWDSEATAPAEFPPEQPEADLVADEEEYGAEELAEEEEAELAEEAAAVGEASGADKDAAMEGVEGENGAVDEEELSDDGSVDIEGESEDDLEEEELDGDAMETDEMEVDKPAVPAAGAPSGAPAPQADAMVH; via the exons ATGTCTGTCGTCACGCTTCTCGGCGTCAATGTggccaacaaccccgccaagTTCACCGACAAGTACCTTTTTGAGATCACATTCGAGTGCCTGGAGCCACTTGAGAAGG ACCTCGAGTGGAAGCTCACCTACGTCGGCTCTGCCCAAAGCGACTCCCACGACCAGGAGCTCgactccctcctcgtcggccCCATCCCCGTGGGCGTCAACAAGTTCGCCTTTGAGGCCAACCCCCCCGACACCAAGCTCATCCCCGACGACGAGCTCCTCGGCGTcaccgtcatcctcctcacctgcGCCTACGACGGCCGCGAGTTCGTCCGTGTTGGTTACTATGTCAACAACGAGTACGAGTCCGAAGAGCTCCAGAACGACCCCCCTGCCAAGCCCATCATCGAGAAGATCAAGCGCAACGTGTTGGCTGAGAAGCCACGTGTGACTAGGTTCAACATTAAGTG GGACTCCGAGGCTACTGCTCCTGCCGAGTTCCCTCCTGAGCAGCCTGAGGCCGATTTGgttgctgatgaggaggagtatgGTGCTGAggagcttgccgaggaggaggaggccgagctagcggaggaggctgctgccgttGGCGAGGCCTCTGGTGCTGATAAGGATGCTGCCATGGAAGGCGTTGAGGGCGAGAACGGTGctgttgacgaggaagagctcTCCGATGACGGCAGTGTCGACATCGAGGGAGAGAGTGAAGACGacctcgaggaggaagagctcgaCGGCGACGCGATGGAAactgatgagatggaggtCGACAAGCCTGCCGTTCCTGCCGCTGGCGCCCCTTCTGGCGCCCCAGCCCCCCAGGCTGATGCCATGGTGCACTGA
- the RNA14 gene encoding mRNA 3'-end-processing protein rna14 (BUSCO:EOG09260W52; EggNog:ENOG503NV0B; COG:A): MADAPTDDGRNNGSLSPPTETPILVPVDKVAQLEKRVTEDPRGALDAWLALMAEHRCRGNIAQARETYERFLTIFPQAAEVWVQWLEMELETDNFNEAERIFSTALISTPNLALWTKYLDYVRRRNDLNDGNARQIVYQAYDFALNNIGFDKDSGKIWADYIQFLKSGPGTLGGSQWEDLKKMDQIRSAYQKAICVPIANVNNLWKEYDQFEMSLNKPNGRKNLAERSPSYMTAKSAYIALENTTRGLQRTTLPVLPPAAAHFDGYQEYMEQVEIWKRWIAWEKSDPLYLKEDEKLPGLYQKRILYVYRQALMALRFWPEMWLDAAEWCFENNIIDDKPKTSDQKNDVSTGLEFLIRGIEANPESVLLALRYGDYIESTQQTEDNDKAKIALGQAVRAPYNKVLDTLYDIINKVKDRETAHIAQIQEAAKKAAGRDNSSSGSDDDEDDEEEGEGSTKPAMDASAEKQIQAVQQVSAMQTKMLSKTISFVWIALIRAMRRIQGKGKANTEMGGMRQVFQDARQRGRLTSDVYAAVAHMEWTIYKEPAGGKIFDRGAKLFPEDEDFALEHIKYLHSLNDFTNARVLFERVVSRLTSKPENVHKAKQLYVYFHKYESQFGELAQISKLEKRMAELFPEDPKLSHFSARFSTEKFDPITARVIVSPAAQLRPKIQPPGLMPSIEQHQPQQPISIRNTPTPAPQFQPTITNSPKRPLPLDDDESNPPRKIQRNDYNTEFVRGASPLKGAAGRRLDQQRRMQGSAGGASYSSTPAPIARDITFLLGLIPRAEAYDYHRMNPNKVVNLLQSTNVPEYHVWKAHANPSQNPHHRNVSTDFGSYGGGYGNRDSPAPRVGSPYGQQRLVMGQGQGYRQSSLRPGSAGSGAGYEPPPAVPGQGAGGYQFGGLPPPPPPPGYGGYGGGY, encoded by the exons ATGGCCGACGCCCCGACCGACGACGGGCGAAACAATGGCTCCCTTAGCCCACCTACCGAGACCCCAATTCTGGTACCTGTCGACAAGGTCGCCCAACTCGAGAAGCGAGTAACAGAAGACCCTCGCGGAGCCTTGGACGCATGGCTCGCGTTGATGGCCGAGCACCGGTGCAGAGGCAACATTGCCCAGGCCAGAGAGACTTACGAGCGGTTCCTGACCATCTTTCCTCAGGCG GCCGAGGTCTGGGTGCAATGGCTGGAGATGGAACTCGAAACCGATAACTTCAACGAGGCTGAGCGCATCTTCAGCACTGCTCTCATATCCACACCGAACCTCGCCCTCTGGACAAAGTATCTCGACTATGTCCGCCGTCGCAACGACCTCAACGATGGGAATGCTCGCCAAATTGTCTATCAAGCGTACGATTTCGCGCTCAACAACATCGGGTTCGACAAGGACTCCGGCAAGATCTGGGCCGACTACATTCAGTTTCTCAAGTCCGGGCCTGGCACCCTGGGAGGAAGCCAGTGGGAAGATCTGAAGAAGATGGATCAGATCCGCTCCGCTTACCAGAAGGCCATTTGTGTGCCCATCGCTAACGTTAATAACCTGTGGAAGGAGTATGACCAGTTCGAGATGAGCCTGAACAAGCCCAACGGTCGCAAGAACCTCGCCGAACGGTCGCCGTCCTACATGACGGCCAAGAGTGCCTACATCGCCCTCGAGAACACCACCCGTGGTCTGCAGCGGACGACCCTCCCCGTTCTTCCCCCAGCCGCTGCTCACTTTGACGGGTACCAGGAGTACATGGAGCAAGTTGAGatctggaagaggtggaTCGCTTGGGAGAAGTCTGATCCTCTTTACCTcaaggaggacgagaagcTGCCTGGCCTCTACCAGAAGCGTATTCTCTATGTTTACCGGCAGGCCCTGATGGCGCTGAGGTTCTGGCCAGAGATGTGGCTGGATGCGGCCGAGTGGTGCTTTGAGAACAACATTATTGATGACAAGCCAAAAACTAGCGACCAAAAAAATGACGTGTCCACAGGTCTTGAATTTCTGATTCGTGGCATTGAAGCAAACCCAGAGAGCGTCCTCCTTGCACTCCGGTACGGTGACTACATTGAATCCACTCAGCAGACTGAGGACAacgacaaggccaagattgcGCTTGGTCAGGCTGTGCGCGCTCCCTACAACAAGGTGCTTGACACGCTGTATGATATAATCAACAAGGTGAAAGACCGTGAGACGGCTCACATTGCTCAGATTcaggaggcggccaagaaggcggctgGGAGGGATAATTCGTCTAGCGggtctgatgatgatgaagatgatgaggaggagggtgaggggtCGACCAAGCCGGCGATGGATGCCAGTGCGGAGAAGCAGATACAGGCGGTGCAGCAGGTTTCTGCTATGCAGACCAAGATGCTGTCAAAGACCATCTCGTTTGTCTGGATTGCTCTGATCCGGGCCATGAGGCGGATtcagggcaagggcaaggcgaACACGGAGATGGGTGGTATGAGGCAGGTCTTCCAGGACGCTAGACAGCGCGGTCGGCTCACCAGCGATGTTTATGCGGCTGTTGCACATATGGAGTGGACAATTTACAAGGAGCCCGCTGGTGGAAAGATTTTTGACCGTGGTGCGAAGCTGTTTccggaggatgaggattttGCGCTGGAGCACATCAAATATCTCCATTCTTTGAATGACTTTACCA ATGCCCGCGTCCTTTTCGAGCGTGTCGTTTCTCGCCTAACCTCCAAGCCGGAGAACGTACACAAGGCCAAACAGCTTTACGTCTACTTCCACAAGTACGAGTCCCAATTTGGTGAACTCGCCCAGATTTCCAAACTGGAGAAACGCATGGCGGAGCTTTTCCCGGAGGACCCGAAGCTCTCTCACTTCTCGGCGCGTTTCTCAACCGAAAAGTTCGACCCTATCACGGCGAGAGTTATCGTCTCTCCTGCGGCTCAGCTCCGGCCGAAAATACAACCACCTGGTTTGATGCCCTCGATtgaacaacatcaaccacaacaacccatctccatccgcaacacccccaccccgGCGCCTCAATTCCAACCAACAATTACCAACTCCCCCAAACGTCCTCTTCCCCTAGACGACGACGAGTCAAACCCGCCTCGCAAGATTCAGAGAAACGATTACAACACCGAGTTCGTCCGTGGCGCCTCCCCCCTAAAAGGAGCAGCTGGCCGTAGACTGGACCAGCAGCGTCGTATGCAGGGAAGTGCTGGAGGCGCGAGCTATAGCAGCACCCCTGCCCCTATCGCTCGGGAcatcaccttcctcctcggcttaATCCCCCGGGCTGAGGCCTACGATTACCACCGTATGAACCCAAACAAGGTCGTCAATTTGCTCCAGTCGACGAACGTACCAGAGTACCACGTCTGGAAAGCCCACGCCAATCCAAGCCAGAACCCGCACCACAGAAATGTTTCCACCGATTTTGGGAGCTACGGTGGTGGATATGGGAACAGGGACTCGCCGGCCCCAAGGGTGGGAAGTCCGTATGGACAacagaggttggtgatggggcaGGGGCAAGGCTACAGACAGAGTAGTCTCAGGCCGGGGAGCGCCGGGAGTGGAGCGGGGTATGAGCCTCCTCCTGCGGTACCTGGGCAGGGCGCCGGCGGGTATCAGTTTGGGGGTttgcctcccccccctcctccaccgggGTATGGAGGTTATGGTGGGGGGTATTGA
- the ago1 gene encoding Protein argonaute (COG:J; EggNog:ENOG503NU0D) gives MDDTQEFNPKDLPSYPKHTDFKDLSTKAVEKRIDLTPEAYVEDLDKFHPFASRPGWNDDAKARKVNVAINQYRIKVAKLPTIFQYNLDVSPNPDANVVFRKCWENPTLQAHMKQFKTPEGKSGDWLYDGGKILWSRNDIGNQAVKKQIDLRENEDGSRGKPQPLFITITKTKQLNLEAINAYLAGKMGWDNVVLETITFLDQVFRAGPTRVFGFIANKRTLIHPQSSESMPLNALTEAIKGIYSAIRLNSSNITGGQGLGVNVDVANNTYFIGQNMAQLARHLVINLCPNVGPHKPDEFFQFVKPVQDKNGKWGMSAGLKALRRLTNLRFRVTHRGKKDKNGNLIPSPIYRVKGVVFEPKYGQEGASAKKVTFQRKEFNEATQEITTSEMSIYDFYELHYKKRLRLWQLPLIETNKAGYFPMELCEVERFCPYPFKLDGDMTTKMLRFAVQAPKERKMQIEKMVAQLQWGNDRFLKQFGIQMDSTMPKVEARVIPNPGISFGNKIVNPGVSGRWDLRGLKFIEPNPQPLKSWGICVTQDCCDQPTVAAFYKNWSNIYKGHGGRIQNDPIIFRAQGSQYTEVVQNAWHTVGKKFNANPQIIFFILKDKSAWYYERLKRSSDCRYAMPTQMLNLQQVRKGQAQYCSNVCLKVNAKLGGCTAVAVKTQAGQPLKPNSVAPHFDNTPTMFIGADVSHGAAGHLSPSVAAMTVSMDKAATKYAAGAQTNGWRVEIIQPYNMMQMLQPMIKQWRQRNGTFPKRVFYMRDGVSEGQYAHVMQHEFPAMKKAFEAAMTSEKAAAPLFTIIIATKRHHIRFFPDSNVADKNGNALPGTLVEREVTHPFQYDFYLCSHVAIKGTARPVHYTVLHDEVKLPPAKLQEMIYHQCYQYVRSTTPVSLHPAVYYAHLVSNRARPHEMGLFTDRVPEDVKHGILRAALGNYAKLQKARKARQKDSQTSQSDERDKICPKLMPLGREAKPGAKEAFEAGMWFV, from the exons ATGGATGACACTCAGGAGTTCAATCCCAAGGACTTGCCTTCCTACCCCAAGCATACCGACTTCAAAGACTTGAGCACCAAGGCTGTTGAGAAGCGCATTGATCTCACCCCCGAGGCTTACGTCGAGGATCTTGACAAATTCCACCCCTTTGCCAGCCGCCCTGGTTGGAATGACGATGCCAAGGCCCGCAAGGTCAATGTCGCTATCAACCAGTACCGCATCAAGGTTGCCAAGCTGCCCACCATCTTCCAGTACAAT CTTGACGTTTCCCCCAATCCCGATGCCAATGTGGTCTTCCGCAAGTGCTGGGAGAACCCGACCTTGCAAGCCCACATGAAGCAGTTCAAGACCCCCGAAGGCAAGTCGGGCGACTGGCTGTATGATGGTGGCAAGATCCTCTGGTCCCGCAACGACATTGGCAATCAGGCTGTCAAGAAACAGATAGACCTCCGCGAGAATGAGGATGGCTCGCGTGGCAAGCCCCAGCCGCttttcatcaccatcaccaagaccaagcagTTGAACCTGGAGGCGATCAATGCCTATCTGGCTGGCAAGATGGGCTGGGACAATGTGGTTCTGGAGACTATCA CTTTTCTGGACCAGGTTTTCCGTGCTGGTCCCACTAGGGTTTTCGGTTTCATCGCCAACAAGCGTACGCTTATCCACCCCCAGAGCTCTGAGAGCATGCCTCTCAACGCTCTCACTGAGGCTATCAAGGGCATTTACTCTGCCATTCGCCTAAACTCGTCCAACATCACCGGCGGTCAGGGCCTCGGCGTCAATGTCGAcgtcgccaacaacacctacTTCATTGGTCAGAACATGGCTCAGCTGGCCCGCCACTTGGTCATCAACTTGTGCCCCAATGTCGGTCCCCACAAGCCTGATGAGTTCTTCCAGTTTGTCAAGCCTGTCCAGGACAAGAACGGCAAATGGGGCATGTCTGCCGGGCTCAAGGCTCTCCGCCGCTTGACGAATCTTCGCTTCAGGGTCACTCATCGcggcaagaaggacaagaatgGGAACCtgatcccctcccccatctaCAGGGTCAAGGGAGTCGTGTTTGAGCCAAAGTATGGCCAGGAGGGTGCgtcggccaagaaggtcacTTTTCAGCGCAAGGAATTCAATGAGGCCACGCAGGAGATCACCACCTCCGAGATGTCCATTTACGACTTCTACGAGCTTCATTACAAGAAGCGTCTTCGTCTCTGGCAGCTGCCTCTGATTGAGACCAACAAGGCCGGGTACTTTCCCATGGAGCTCTGCGAGGTGGAGCGCTTCTGCCCCTACCCATTCAAGCTTGATGGAGACATGACCACCAAGATGTTGCGGTTTGCTGTCCAGGCTCCCAAGGAGCGCAAGATGCAGATCGAGAAGATGGTTGCCCAGCTCCAGTGGGGCAATGACAGGTTCCTCAAGCAATTCGGCATCCAGATGGACAGCACCATGCCCAAGGTCGAAGCCCGTGTCATTCCCAACCCCGGCATCTCATTCGGCAACAAGATCGTCAATCCCGGAGTGAGTGGTCGCTGGGATCTTCGTGGGCTCAAGTTCATTGAGCCCAACCCACAGCCACTGAAGTCGTGGGGCATCTGCGTCACCCAGGACTGCTGTGACCAGCCCACTGTCGCCGCCTTCTACAAGAACTGGTCCAATATCTACAAGGGCCACGGCGGGCGGATCCAAAAtgaccccatcatcttccgGGCCCAGGGCAGTCAGTACACCGAGGTCGTCCAGAATGCCTGGCATACGGTCGGCAAGAAATTCAATGCGAACCCTCagatcatcttcttcatcctcaagGACAAGTCGGCTTGGTACTACGAGCGCTTGAAGCGCAGCTCAGACTGCCGCTATGCCATGCCGACGCAGATGTTGAACCTCCAGCAGGTCCGGAAGGGCCAGGCGCAGTACTGCTCCAACGTCTGCTTGAAGGTCAATGCCAAGCTAGGTGGATGCACTGCCGTGGCCGTCAAGACTCAGGCTGGGCAGCCGCTCAAGCCCAACTCTGTGGCGCCGCACTTTGACAACACGCCTACCATGTTTATTGGTGCTGATGTTTCCCACGGCGCTGCTGGTCATCTGTCGCCTTCGGTTGCTGCCATGACTGTCTCCATGGACAAGGCGGCCACCAAGTACGCCGCTGGTGCCCAGACCAATGGCTGGAGGGTTGAGATTATCCAGCCTTACAACATGATGCAGATGCTGCAGCCCATGATTAAACAGTGGCGCCAGCGGAACGGTACGTTTCCCAAGCGCGTATTCTACATGCGCGACGGTGTCTCTGAGGGCCAGTACGCCCACGTCATGCAGCACGAGTTCCCGGCCATGAAGAAGGCGTTCGAGGCGGCCATGACTAGTGAGAAGGCTGCCGCCCCgctcttcaccatcatcattgcCACCAAGCGTCACCACATCCGCTTCTTCCCCGACAGCAACGTGGCGGACAAAAACGGCAACGCCCTCCCGGGCACCCTGGTTGAGCGTGAAgtcacccaccccttccagtACGATTTCTACCTCTGCTCCCATGTGGCCATCAAGGGCACGGCGCGCCCTGTTCACTACACGGTTCTGCACGACGAGGTCAAGCTGCCTCCTGCCAAGCTTCAGGAGATGATCTATCACCAGTGCTACCAGTATGTGCGGTCCACCACTCCGGTGTCTCTGCACCCTGCCGTGTACTATGCCCACTTGGTGAGCAACCGCGCGCGTCCCCACGAAATGGGCCTCTTCACCGACCGTGTCCCCGAGGACGTCAAGCATGGTATCCTCCGCGCGGCTCTGGGCAACTATGCCAAGTTGCAGAAGGCCAGGAAGGCCAGGCAGAAGGACAGCCAGACCTCCCAGAGCGACGAGCGCGACAAGATCTGCCCCAAGCTCATGCCCCTTGGACGGGAGGCCAAGCCCGGGGCCAAGGAGGCGTTCGAGGCGGGTATGTGGTTCGTCTAA